In Microtus pennsylvanicus isolate mMicPen1 chromosome 17, mMicPen1.hap1, whole genome shotgun sequence, one genomic interval encodes:
- the LOC142837175 gene encoding uncharacterized protein C2orf78 homolog, whose product MSENCQSAPFTGTECALQPSVPVLRNATPSAGSVCNFYGVCTPAVSSAWLLSSDSSTCCQQLTDSACLYQRVGTTMLTKPTDQNQISTSTFFYPMVEREMTLGLTPSEQTLCLLQSPDLGNACTQDAQTTTAPVSGNRSLTALMHSPSEFLALPPAPSLEKTQKNNADEMNAEQSTPLDSYEGTKCNQDASPLPSAHPGMQQPFNYSDVGSLRQKLASQNATLGNSGLGLEDPEALQSVMESSNDFTDMTTLVADIHLPQLLNSITDLDQMEDHTASQTKDSKDIRRDQAQSRTSIFNGLSELGKKKSQKVSDVFHGTLQARTHHEDMLKEDDPGTIDNTANHVQSKSQIFVPKRPSVARAQGKEKAKETRENGSKKTQELKPSSHRVKAKEKPAIPKTKRKRNPPELSHDSFKKPRTHLGMHMLESVQVFHPLGKKSERKTGISSSRALLNFSSNKDPRTGPDTTSLLDMPREGQSLDKSLGKIQRPGSSAPKRYPSPSQYELPQPGKVKLVPLPFPVLDKPQTKPVSRKLLCLASRRPTVAYPVRPHSHSAQPPTLKPSQPAPASTSLMASDKPALPNGTSATRANITKPIQSCPGPQPAASLPAPYRASSHTSLHREPLSAASNKALSSPKAKTQYLLLDFSCQPIPWRKVDIPGPVISQPITEEQRPEREAMKRRAQQERENAAKCTSLGKPQLFLQREKDMEISRYYGYAV is encoded by the exons ATGTCAG aaaattgccaaagtgcacctttcactgggacagaatgtgctctgcagccctctgtgcctgtgctgaggAATGCCACACCCTCAGCAGGAAGTGTGTGCAATTTCTATGGGGTCTGTACCCCAGCTGTGAGCTCAGCATGGCTCCTGTCATCAGACTCCAGCACATGCTGCCAGCAGCTCACGGACAGTGCCTGTCTTTACCAACGAGTTGGCACGACCATGCTGACTAAGCCAACTGACCAGAACCAGATCTCTACTTCGACATTTTTCTATCCAA tggtggagagggagatGACCCTGGGATTGACACCTTCAGAGCAGACGCTGTGTCTGCTACAGAGTCCTGACCTCGGCAATGCCTGCACCCAGGATGCCCAGACAACGACAGCACCTGTCAGTGGGAACAGGTCATTAACTGCCCTCATGCACAGtccttctgaattcctggccttgcctccagccccaagcctggaaaagacacagaagaacaatgcAGATGAGATGAATGCTGAGCAATCAACACCTCTGGATTCCTATGAGGGCACAAAATGCAACCAAGACGCATCACCCCTCCCTTCAGCACACCCTGGCATGCAGCAGCCCTTCAACTACAGTGatgttgggagcctgaggcagaagctagcttctcaaaatgccactttgggaaacagtggccttggtctggaagaccctgaggctctgcagagtgtcatggagtctagcaatgactttacagacatgactactctggtggcagatattcaccttccccaactcttaAACTCCATCACTGACCTTGACCAAATGGAAGATCACACAGCAAGCCAAACCAAAGACTCCAAAGACATCAGGAGGGATCAGGCCCAGTCACGCACCAGCATCTTTAATGGACTATCTGAACtaggcaaaaagaaaagccagaaagtctcTGATGTGTTTCATGGAACTCTTCAGGCCAGAACCCATCACGAGGATATGCTGAAGGAAGATGATCCTGGGACCATAGACAACACGGCCAACCACGTGCAGAGCAAATCTCAGATATTTGTACCCAAGAGGCCCAGCGTAGCAAgagcacaggggaaagaaaaggccaaagagaccagagaaaacggctccaagaaaacacaggagctgaagccatcaagtcacagagtcaaggcaaaagagaagcccgccatccccaagaccaagaggaagaggaatccacctgagctcagccatgacagctttaagaagcctcgaactcacctcggcatgcacatgctggagtccgtgcaggtctttcacccactggggaagaagagtgagaggaaaactGGCATCTCCTCCTCCCGGGCTCTGCTGAACTTCAGCAGCAACAAAGATCCCAGGACGGGTCCTGATACCACATCACTGCTGGATATGCCACGTGAGGGCCAAAGCCTTGACAAAAGCCTGGGCAAGATTCAGAGACCAGGGAGCAGTGCTCCCAAGCGGTATCCATCTCCATCCCAGTATGAGCTTCCCCAACCTGGGAAGGTCAAGTTAgtacctctgcctttcccagtcctggacaagcctcaaaccaaacctgtttctagaaagctcctctgcctggcttcacGCAGGCccactgtggcttacccagtgaggcctcactcccactcagctcagcctcccacgctcaagccatcccaaccagctcctgccagcacatcactgatggcctctgacaagccagctctgccaaacggcaccagtgccacacgagccaacataaccaagcccatccagtcttgccctgggcctcagccggctgcctctttgcctgcaccctacagagcatcatctcacacttcactccacagggagcctctttctgctgccagcaacaaggccctctcatctcccaaagctaaaacccaatacctgctgctagacttcagttgccaacccatcccatggaggaaagtggacattccagggccagtcatctcacagcccatcactgaagagcagaggccagagagggaggccatGAAGAGGCGGGCTCAACAGGAGCGAGAGAATGCTGCCAAGTGTACctccctgggaaaaccacagcttttccttcagagggagaaagatatgGAAATTTCGAGATATTATGGCTATGCAGTGTAA